From the Eleutherodactylus coqui strain aEleCoq1 chromosome 9, aEleCoq1.hap1, whole genome shotgun sequence genome, the window GTGAGAAaatagcagcgatattgcatcgctgtaCTGTATGATATCATAcagcgattttgtagtgctacaaagtcgcaagtgacgctacaaaatcacgcgactttgtagcatctgctactgtcaaagttgcaccgcatcgcatgcaaaccgtgattttgcgcaatgcgatgcaacagagaggaaggcttcatagagaaatatgggctacaaaacctagcgtgtGGCCGGCATATCGCCGGagctgcgaggtttgtgtgtcgttttgtagtatGCTAccaaacatctcatgtgtgtaggaacccataggaaaccatgggcttctaatatatgcgttttgtagcatcgtagcaatgctcCAAAATCGCGCCCTTTGTCGCccctgtgaaggaggccttatgtttGTAGTCTGTTTGGTAAAatgatgcatttctatatatagaAAGTTCATGTCATGTTGCAAAGTTCTaacctttttttctttcatcttctcCCACAGATTTCAGGCTTCAGGGAATTCCTATGCTTCGCAGCATTCGCAGTTCTTGATTGGCCGCTCTACCATTGGGGGAATCGTCAGGGAGACCTGTGACATCCTTTGGCAGTGTCTTGtacctttggtgatggctcctccctcttGTCAAGATTGGCTGGACGTCGCCAAGGAATTTATGAGCGCTGCGCAGTTCCTAAACTGCATTGGGGCATTGGACGGGAAGCACATTCGTGTCCTGAAGCCACCTAACTCAGGGTCTCAATATTTCAACTATCGGCAGTTCTTTTCGGtggtcctccttgctgttgctgacagtaactatcgattcctgctggttgatattggggcctttggaagtgctgctgatgctcgcATTTTCAGCACGTCCAGAATGGGTAGGCGGATGAGGGAACAGCAGCTTTCTATTCCTGCACCCCAGGCCCTTCCTGGCTCGTCAGGTGCAGCagccccatttgtctttgtggcggatgaggcatttggcctgtcTAATAATGTCATGCGGCCCTTTGCTTGCAGGAACattgacaccaggaggcaggtcTTTAATTACCGCCTCACACGTGCCCGGCGTTATGTGGAATGTGCATTTGGTATTCTCGCTAATCGTTGGCGAGTCTTACTAAGTACCATTCAGCTGGCTCCTGAGAACGTGTCAGCGGTAATTAGGGCCAGTGTGGTTCTACATACT encodes:
- the LOC136578627 gene encoding uncharacterized protein encodes the protein MASPSSANLANLLGCARFTAFCRLSVSIFDELLEVVRAGITHRDTNMRDSISAEERLLVTLRFQASGNSYASQHSQFLIGRSTIGGIVRETCDILWQCLVPLVMAPPSCQDWLDVAKEFMSAAQFLNCIGALDGKHIRVLKPPNSGSQYFNYRQFFSVVLLAVADSNYRFLLVDIGAFGSAADARIFSTSRMGRRMREQQLSIPAPQALPGSSGAAAPFVFVADEAFGLSNNVMRPFACRNIDTRRQVFNYRLTRARRYVECAFGILANRWRVLLSTIQLAPENVSAVIRASVVLHTFCQRHDTVLNVPHPLPTACGGEVLEEAVPHGRPAQSAVLVRDLFTEYFLSPQGALPWQLEHARGRR